The Betaproteobacteria bacterium genome has a segment encoding these proteins:
- a CDS encoding EamA family transporter, with translation MAFLKTWQAFALGSAFFAALTAIFGKLGVAQINLNFATFIRTLVILAVTAGIVAARHEWESPRTISWYSLIFLVLSGVATGLSWLCYYRALQLGPVSSVAPIDKLSVALVIGMGVLFLGEHLTWQTAVGGALIVAGTLLIAFG, from the coding sequence ATGGCCTTTCTCAAGACGTGGCAGGCGTTCGCCCTAGGCTCCGCTTTCTTTGCTGCCCTCACGGCAATATTCGGCAAGCTCGGCGTCGCGCAAATCAATTTAAATTTTGCAACGTTCATACGGACGCTTGTGATTCTCGCGGTCACTGCAGGAATCGTAGCTGCGCGCCACGAATGGGAATCGCCGCGAACGATTTCCTGGTACAGCCTGATCTTTCTCGTTCTTTCGGGAGTCGCGACGGGGCTCTCCTGGCTGTGCTATTACCGCGCTCTGCAGCTCGGCCCGGTTTCGTCGGTCGCGCCGATAGACAAGCTCAGCGTTGCACTCGTCATCGGGATGGGTGTCCTATTCCTCGGCGAGCACCTCACTTGGCAGACCGCCGTGGGTGGCGCACTGATCGTGGCGGGAACGCTATTGATAGCGTTCGGGTGA